The proteins below are encoded in one region of Zootoca vivipara chromosome 10, rZooViv1.1, whole genome shotgun sequence:
- the ATP5F1C gene encoding ATP synthase subunit gamma, mitochondrial isoform X1, protein MLSRGAAFAAALSQPQWVQVRNMATLKDITRRLKSIKNIQKITKSMKMVAAAKYSRAERELKPARVYGIGALALYEKAEIKAPEDKKKYLIIGVSSDRGLCGAIHTSVAKNIKGQVATLTDAGKEVMVVGIGDKLRGILQRTHSKNFLLNFKEVGRKPPTFGDASVIALELLNSGYEFDEGAVIYNRFRSVISYKTDEKPIYSLETVSGAESISIYDDIDADVLRNYQEFTLANIIFYSLKESTTSEQSARMTAMDNASKNASEMIDKLTLTFNRTRQAVITKELIEIISGAAALN, encoded by the exons ATGCTGTCCCGGGGAGCCGCCTTCGCCGCAGCCCTCTCGCAGCCGCAATG GGTCCAAGTCAGGAATATGGCAACTTTGAAAGACA TTACCCGGCGTTTAAAGTCCATCAAGAACATCCAGAAAATTACCAAGTCCATGAAAATGGTTGCTGCAGCAAAGTATTCCAGGGCAGAGAGAGAGTTAAAACCTGCCAGAGTTTATGGAATCGGGGCATTGG CTCTTTATGAAAAAGCAGAAATCAAGGCCCCCGAGGACAAGAAGAAGTACCTTATCATAGGGGTGTCTTCCGATCGTGGCCTCTGCGGTGCTATCCACACTTCTGTGGCTAAAAATATCAAGGGCCAAGTCGCCACCCTCACAGATGCGGGTAAAGAGGTCATGGTAGTCGGAATCGGTGACAAGCTGAGAGGCATACTTCAGAG GACACACAGCAAGAACTTCTTGTTGAACTTCAAGGAAGTGGGAAGAAAGCCTCCCACCTTTGGAGATGCATCGGTCATTGCCCTGGAACTGCTGAATTCTGGATACGAATTCGATGAAGGAGCAGTCATCTATAATCGGTTCAG GTCCGTCATCTCCTACAAGACAGATGAGAAACCCATCTATTCTCTTGAGACTGTTTCTGGTGCTG AAAGCATTAGTATCTATGATGATATTGATGCAGATGTCCTGCGAAACTATCAGGAATTTACATTGGCGAACATCATCTTCTACTCATTAAAGGAGTCTACTACTAGTGAGCAAAGTGCAAGGATGACTGCCATGGACAATGCCAGCAAGAATGCCT CTGAGATGATTGACAAGCTGACTCTGACATTCAACCGCACCCGCCAAGCTGTCATCACCAAGGAGCTTATTGAGATCATCTCCGGTGCTGCTGCTCT GAACTAA
- the ATP5F1C gene encoding ATP synthase subunit gamma, mitochondrial isoform X2: MLSRGAAFAAALSQPQWVQVRNMATLKDITRRLKSIKNIQKITKSMKMVAAAKYSRAERELKPARVYGIGALALYEKAEIKAPEDKKKYLIIGVSSDRGLCGAIHTSVAKNIKGQVATLTDAGKEVMVVGIGDKLRGILQRTHSKNFLLNFKEVGRKPPTFGDASVIALELLNSGYEFDEGAVIYNRFRSVISYKTDEKPIYSLETVSGAESISIYDDIDADVLRNYQEFTLANIIFYSLKESTTSEQSARMTAMDNASKNASEMIDKLTLTFNRTRQAVITKELIEIISGAAAL, from the exons ATGCTGTCCCGGGGAGCCGCCTTCGCCGCAGCCCTCTCGCAGCCGCAATG GGTCCAAGTCAGGAATATGGCAACTTTGAAAGACA TTACCCGGCGTTTAAAGTCCATCAAGAACATCCAGAAAATTACCAAGTCCATGAAAATGGTTGCTGCAGCAAAGTATTCCAGGGCAGAGAGAGAGTTAAAACCTGCCAGAGTTTATGGAATCGGGGCATTGG CTCTTTATGAAAAAGCAGAAATCAAGGCCCCCGAGGACAAGAAGAAGTACCTTATCATAGGGGTGTCTTCCGATCGTGGCCTCTGCGGTGCTATCCACACTTCTGTGGCTAAAAATATCAAGGGCCAAGTCGCCACCCTCACAGATGCGGGTAAAGAGGTCATGGTAGTCGGAATCGGTGACAAGCTGAGAGGCATACTTCAGAG GACACACAGCAAGAACTTCTTGTTGAACTTCAAGGAAGTGGGAAGAAAGCCTCCCACCTTTGGAGATGCATCGGTCATTGCCCTGGAACTGCTGAATTCTGGATACGAATTCGATGAAGGAGCAGTCATCTATAATCGGTTCAG GTCCGTCATCTCCTACAAGACAGATGAGAAACCCATCTATTCTCTTGAGACTGTTTCTGGTGCTG AAAGCATTAGTATCTATGATGATATTGATGCAGATGTCCTGCGAAACTATCAGGAATTTACATTGGCGAACATCATCTTCTACTCATTAAAGGAGTCTACTACTAGTGAGCAAAGTGCAAGGATGACTGCCATGGACAATGCCAGCAAGAATGCCT CTGAGATGATTGACAAGCTGACTCTGACATTCAACCGCACCCGCCAAGCTGTCATCACCAAGGAGCTTATTGAGATCATCTCCGGTGCTGCTGCTCT GTAA
- the ATP5F1C gene encoding ATP synthase subunit gamma, mitochondrial isoform X3, with amino-acid sequence MLSRGAAFAAALSQPQWVQVRNMATLKDITRRLKSIKNIQKITKSMKMVAAAKYSRAERELKPARVYGIGALALYEKAEIKAPEDKKKYLIIGVSSDRGLCGAIHTSVAKNIKGQVATLTDAGKEVMVVGIGDKLRGILQRTHSKNFLLNFKEVGRKPPTFGDASVIALELLNSGYEFDEGAVIYNRFRSVISYKTDEKPIYSLETVSGAESISIYDDIDADVLRNYQEFTLANIIFYSLKESTTSEQSARMTAMDNASKNASEMIDKLTLTFNRTRQAVITKELIEIISGAAAL; translated from the exons ATGCTGTCCCGGGGAGCCGCCTTCGCCGCAGCCCTCTCGCAGCCGCAATG GGTCCAAGTCAGGAATATGGCAACTTTGAAAGACA TTACCCGGCGTTTAAAGTCCATCAAGAACATCCAGAAAATTACCAAGTCCATGAAAATGGTTGCTGCAGCAAAGTATTCCAGGGCAGAGAGAGAGTTAAAACCTGCCAGAGTTTATGGAATCGGGGCATTGG CTCTTTATGAAAAAGCAGAAATCAAGGCCCCCGAGGACAAGAAGAAGTACCTTATCATAGGGGTGTCTTCCGATCGTGGCCTCTGCGGTGCTATCCACACTTCTGTGGCTAAAAATATCAAGGGCCAAGTCGCCACCCTCACAGATGCGGGTAAAGAGGTCATGGTAGTCGGAATCGGTGACAAGCTGAGAGGCATACTTCAGAG GACACACAGCAAGAACTTCTTGTTGAACTTCAAGGAAGTGGGAAGAAAGCCTCCCACCTTTGGAGATGCATCGGTCATTGCCCTGGAACTGCTGAATTCTGGATACGAATTCGATGAAGGAGCAGTCATCTATAATCGGTTCAG GTCCGTCATCTCCTACAAGACAGATGAGAAACCCATCTATTCTCTTGAGACTGTTTCTGGTGCTG AAAGCATTAGTATCTATGATGATATTGATGCAGATGTCCTGCGAAACTATCAGGAATTTACATTGGCGAACATCATCTTCTACTCATTAAAGGAGTCTACTACTAGTGAGCAAAGTGCAAGGATGACTGCCATGGACAATGCCAGCAAGAATGCCT CTGAGATGATTGACAAGCTGACTCTGACATTCAACCGCACCCGCCAAGCTGTCATCACCAAGGAGCTTATTGAGATCATCTCCGGTGCTGCTGCTCTGTAA